From one Burkholderia latens genomic stretch:
- a CDS encoding cytochrome b encodes MKTVTRYPLSISLLHWLLAIALSGNLTVGLLLDDNETLVDLHKSIGIAVLVLVAIRIANRLRMRRRLPPSVNPAGSLNRLAERCVHGALYVLMLAIPLLGWMKTNAAGHPASCFGLFSLPTLVPRSRELSHWLGELHALTAYGLAALVGLHVLGALAHKLLKSENVLPRILPLPARAARPRMPSGDRN; translated from the coding sequence ATGAAAACCGTTACCCGATATCCTCTGTCGATCAGCTTGCTGCACTGGCTGCTGGCCATTGCCCTGAGCGGCAACCTGACCGTCGGCTTGCTGCTCGACGACAACGAAACGCTGGTCGACCTGCACAAGTCGATCGGCATCGCCGTTCTCGTGCTCGTGGCCATTCGCATCGCGAATCGGCTGCGCATGCGGCGCCGGCTGCCGCCGTCCGTCAATCCGGCTGGCTCGCTGAACCGGCTCGCGGAACGCTGCGTCCACGGGGCGCTGTACGTGCTGATGCTCGCCATTCCCCTGCTCGGCTGGATGAAGACGAACGCGGCCGGACACCCCGCCAGCTGCTTCGGGCTCTTCTCGCTGCCGACGCTGGTGCCCAGGAGCCGCGAGCTGTCGCACTGGCTCGGAGAACTGCACGCGCTGACGGCTTACGGACTGGCCGCGCTGGTGGGATTGCACGTGCTTGGCGCGTTAGCGCACAAGCTGCTCAAGTCGGAGAACGTGTTGCCGCGCATTCTGCCGCTGCCGGCGCGCGCCGCCCGGCCGAGGATGCCGTCCGGCGACCGGAATTGA
- a CDS encoding HlyD family secretion protein: MKTIKHPLLIGTGVAVLALGVAWYGWTRWRDARADAGLVSGNGRIEATEIDVATKLPGRVTAMLVDEGDFVTAGQPLARMDVVVLRAQLDEAQAREQQAVNTAASIDAQVAQRRSDKAAAAALVVQRESELDAAMRRLARSETLSRDGASSLQELDDDRARAGSLRATVNAARAQVEAAQAGIDATRAQLVAARSAVTAAQATVARVQADISDSELTSPRDGRVQYRVAEPGEVLPAGGKVVNVVDLFDVYMTFFLPETVVGRVPLGADVRIVLDAAPEYVIPARVSYVSSTAQFTPKTVETATERQKLMFRVKARIDRDLLQRHLKLVKTGLPGVAWLKTDSHAAWPARLAIKVPQ; this comes from the coding sequence ATGAAAACCATCAAGCACCCTCTTCTGATCGGTACCGGCGTGGCCGTGCTCGCGCTCGGCGTCGCCTGGTACGGCTGGACGCGCTGGCGGGACGCACGGGCGGATGCCGGGCTCGTCAGCGGCAACGGCCGCATCGAAGCGACCGAGATCGATGTCGCGACCAAGTTGCCGGGGCGGGTCACTGCGATGCTCGTCGACGAGGGAGACTTCGTGACGGCCGGTCAGCCGCTTGCACGCATGGACGTCGTCGTGCTGCGCGCGCAGCTCGACGAAGCGCAGGCACGCGAACAGCAGGCGGTGAACACGGCCGCGAGCATCGACGCGCAGGTGGCCCAGCGCCGCAGCGACAAGGCCGCGGCGGCCGCGCTCGTCGTGCAGCGGGAAAGCGAGCTGGACGCCGCGATGCGACGGCTTGCGCGTTCCGAAACGCTGTCGCGGGACGGCGCGTCGTCGCTGCAGGAACTCGACGACGATCGGGCACGCGCGGGCAGCCTGCGGGCGACGGTGAATGCGGCGCGCGCCCAGGTGGAAGCCGCCCAGGCCGGGATCGACGCAACCCGGGCTCAGCTCGTCGCAGCGCGCTCCGCAGTAACGGCCGCGCAGGCGACGGTTGCACGCGTGCAGGCCGATATCTCGGACAGCGAGCTCACGTCGCCGCGCGACGGGCGCGTGCAGTATCGCGTTGCCGAACCGGGTGAAGTCCTGCCGGCAGGCGGCAAGGTGGTCAATGTCGTCGACCTGTTCGACGTCTACATGACGTTTTTCCTGCCGGAAACGGTCGTCGGCAGAGTTCCGCTCGGCGCCGACGTGCGCATCGTGCTCGACGCGGCGCCGGAATACGTGATCCCAGCCCGCGTGTCGTATGTGTCGAGCACCGCGCAATTCACGCCGAAGACGGTCGAGACGGCGACCGAACGGCAGAAGCTGATGTTTCGGGTCAAGGCGCGCATCGACCGCGATCTGCTGCAGCGCCACCTGAAGCTCGTCAAGACCGGCCTGCCGGGTGTCGCGTGGCTGAAGACCGATTCGCACGCTGCATGGCCTGCTCGCCTCGCGATCAAGGTGCCGCAATGA
- a CDS encoding BON domain-containing protein gives MKSDAALKQDVEQALFWNPAIDARRIDVEVHDRIVTLRGTVDSWAQKLEAQKTALHVADARALVLEMNVAPPENACADQALAIAITFALNWQDALRGHKISVEVDHGCVTLDGEVDHAFQSRAAEKVVSRMIGVVGVANRIRVRADHTVPDVGTRIAEALARRAQRESAGISIEAADGIVTLTGTVASLAERRAACGPAGSVRGVREVVDRLTVA, from the coding sequence ATGAAGTCCGATGCAGCACTCAAGCAGGATGTCGAGCAGGCGTTGTTCTGGAATCCGGCGATCGACGCGCGCCGGATCGACGTCGAGGTCCACGACCGGATCGTGACGCTGCGCGGCACCGTCGACAGCTGGGCCCAAAAGCTCGAGGCGCAGAAAACGGCGCTGCACGTCGCCGACGCACGCGCGCTCGTGCTCGAAATGAACGTCGCACCACCCGAAAACGCGTGCGCGGACCAGGCGCTGGCGATCGCGATCACGTTCGCGCTCAACTGGCAGGACGCATTGCGCGGTCACAAGATCAGCGTCGAAGTCGATCACGGTTGTGTGACCCTCGACGGCGAAGTGGATCACGCGTTCCAGAGCCGCGCGGCGGAAAAGGTGGTCAGCCGGATGATCGGCGTCGTCGGCGTGGCGAACCGCATTCGCGTGCGTGCCGACCACACCGTGCCGGACGTCGGCACCCGGATCGCCGAAGCGCTTGCGCGGCGCGCGCAGCGCGAATCCGCCGGAATTTCGATCGAAGCGGCCGACGGCATCGTCACGTTGACCGGTACGGTCGCGTCGCTCGCCGAACGGCGCGCCGCGTGCGGTCCGGCGGGATCGGTGCGCGGCGTTCGGGAAGTCGTCGACCGGCTGACCGTCGCCTGA
- a CDS encoding 1-phosphofructokinase family hexose kinase, whose protein sequence is MTDIVTVTLNPAVDVATSVEHIVDTHKLRCARPRRDPGGGGINVARTICRLGGDCVALYLAGGPTGDVLARLLEAERLPALRIGIAGETRENVCVTETSTAREYRFLMPGPLVTQAEWRDCAARIDALQPPPRYLVLSGSLPPGAPDDLYATLARTAKSRGSRVVVDAAGRALHAALEAGVYLVKPSLGELSALAGEPLDETSACRKAGELVARGQADIVALTLGARGAWVVTRDRALRLPGRPATVCSTVGAGDSFVGGMVWALARGVPFDDACRYALAASAASVERPGTALCTRDDVERIHAELVAQANPRTA, encoded by the coding sequence ATGACCGACATCGTTACCGTCACCTTGAATCCGGCCGTCGATGTCGCGACGTCCGTCGAGCACATCGTCGACACGCACAAGCTGCGCTGCGCGCGGCCGCGGCGCGACCCGGGCGGCGGCGGGATCAACGTTGCCCGCACCATTTGCCGGCTCGGCGGAGACTGCGTCGCGCTGTACCTGGCCGGCGGGCCGACCGGCGACGTATTGGCCCGCCTGCTCGAAGCCGAGCGCCTGCCCGCGCTGCGTATCGGGATCGCCGGCGAGACCCGTGAAAACGTCTGCGTGACGGAAACCTCGACAGCGCGCGAATACCGCTTCCTGATGCCGGGGCCGCTCGTCACGCAGGCCGAGTGGCGCGACTGCGCGGCGCGCATCGACGCGTTGCAGCCGCCGCCGCGCTATCTGGTGTTGAGTGGCAGCCTGCCGCCCGGCGCGCCCGACGATCTCTACGCGACGCTCGCGCGGACGGCGAAGTCGCGCGGCAGCCGGGTGGTCGTCGATGCTGCGGGCCGGGCGCTGCACGCGGCGCTCGAAGCGGGGGTTTATCTCGTGAAGCCGAGTCTCGGCGAGCTGAGCGCGCTGGCCGGCGAACCGCTCGACGAGACGTCGGCATGCCGGAAGGCCGGCGAGCTCGTCGCGCGCGGCCAGGCCGACATCGTCGCGTTGACGCTCGGCGCGCGCGGCGCATGGGTCGTCACGCGCGATCGGGCGCTGCGCCTGCCCGGCAGGCCTGCAACGGTGTGCAGCACGGTCGGCGCCGGCGACAGTTTCGTCGGCGGCATGGTCTGGGCGCTCGCGCGCGGCGTGCCGTTCGACGATGCATGCCGCTATGCGCTGGCGGCGTCGGCGGCATCGGTCGAACGTCCCGGGACGGCGCTGTGCACGCGCGACGACGTCGAGCGAATTCACGCCGAACTGGTTGCGCAGGCAAACCCGCGGACAGCCTGA
- a CDS encoding heavy metal translocating P-type ATPase, with translation MSRIRWSIDLGLLILAASTLAAGGMCLAVGRPSFARLAWLLGTVPVLLALTLSLAKAVAKRQAGIDVLAWLAIGLAIVLDETLTAAVIALMLASGRTLERYAQDRAQREMTALLERAPRQATRFENGEWRAVAPEAIVPGDRLLVRSGECAPVDGTLTGDAELDESMLTGESATQRRRAGENACSGVVNAGAPFEMVARTTAGDSTFAGIVRMVERARHERGPSARLADRYAAFFVLASLLVAGVAWLLTGDVTRALAVLVVATPCPLILAVPVAIVSGLSRCSKRGILVKGGGALERLAQATILFFDKTGTLTGGRARIVAIEGGVGAGTDDVLRVAASLAQASGHVISDALTVAARERRIDLSPPTDVVETAGEGVTGRVGNLSVAIGQFEYVRARSTVAPWSEAFLKRVGGEGGAAVFVGVDGAMVGAIQLADQVRLDTPRALRLLKREGIERLVMLTGDRRDIAQAVGELLGVTDVRAEQAPGDKLVAIQAARKDGVTMMVGDGVNDAPALAAADVGIAMGARGAAASSEAADVVLLVDRLDRLVDAMRIARRSRRIALESVLIGMSLSVVAMAIAAAGWLQPIAGAVIQEVIDVVVIVNALRVLLARSGPTQARLTDADVEQLKREHTALSPLLDRITDLADRLPQLSAAVIVRELVDVVDALDQRLLPHERADDRDVYARLAPLLGGEDPLAAMSGAHREIFKMVRSLRQMVADLPRDGTNAMQVQAIQRLLYGLEAIVRLHCAQEEELFHAVGADA, from the coding sequence ATGTCCCGAATCCGCTGGTCGATCGATCTTGGGTTGCTGATCCTGGCTGCTTCCACGCTCGCTGCCGGGGGCATGTGCTTGGCGGTCGGCCGGCCTTCATTCGCGCGGCTCGCCTGGCTGCTGGGAACCGTGCCGGTCTTGCTGGCATTGACGTTGTCGCTTGCAAAGGCGGTGGCAAAACGGCAGGCCGGCATCGACGTGCTTGCATGGCTCGCGATCGGCCTGGCGATCGTGCTCGACGAAACGCTGACTGCCGCGGTCATCGCATTGATGCTTGCAAGCGGCCGGACCCTGGAGCGCTATGCACAAGACCGCGCGCAACGCGAGATGACCGCGCTGCTCGAACGAGCCCCGCGGCAGGCCACCCGGTTCGAGAATGGCGAATGGCGAGCCGTCGCGCCGGAAGCCATCGTCCCGGGCGACCGGCTGCTCGTGCGCAGCGGCGAATGCGCGCCCGTGGACGGCACGTTGACCGGCGACGCGGAACTGGACGAATCCATGTTGACGGGCGAGTCGGCTACCCAGCGGCGGCGCGCCGGGGAAAACGCATGCAGCGGCGTGGTCAATGCCGGCGCGCCATTCGAAATGGTCGCCCGCACCACGGCAGGCGACAGCACGTTCGCGGGCATCGTCCGCATGGTCGAACGCGCACGACACGAGCGCGGTCCGTCCGCACGTCTCGCGGATCGCTATGCCGCCTTCTTCGTGCTCGCATCGCTGCTCGTCGCCGGCGTCGCTTGGCTGCTGACCGGCGATGTCACGCGCGCGCTCGCCGTGCTCGTCGTCGCGACGCCTTGTCCGTTGATCCTCGCCGTGCCGGTCGCCATCGTGTCGGGCCTGTCGCGTTGTTCGAAGCGCGGGATCCTCGTCAAAGGCGGGGGCGCGCTCGAGCGGCTCGCACAAGCGACGATCCTGTTCTTCGACAAGACCGGGACGCTGACGGGCGGGCGCGCGCGCATCGTTGCGATCGAAGGCGGCGTGGGTGCCGGCACCGACGACGTGCTGCGCGTCGCGGCGTCGCTGGCCCAGGCGTCGGGCCATGTCATTTCGGATGCGCTGACGGTCGCGGCGCGAGAGCGCCGGATCGACTTGTCGCCGCCAACGGACGTCGTGGAAACGGCGGGCGAGGGCGTGACCGGCCGGGTCGGTAACCTGAGCGTCGCGATCGGGCAGTTCGAGTACGTCCGTGCGCGCTCGACGGTTGCCCCCTGGAGCGAAGCATTCCTGAAGCGGGTCGGCGGCGAGGGCGGCGCGGCCGTATTCGTCGGCGTCGACGGCGCCATGGTCGGTGCGATTCAACTGGCCGACCAGGTGCGGCTCGACACGCCGCGGGCGTTGCGGCTGCTCAAGCGCGAAGGCATCGAGCGCCTCGTCATGCTGACGGGCGACCGGCGCGACATTGCCCAGGCCGTCGGCGAACTGCTTGGTGTCACCGACGTGCGCGCCGAACAGGCGCCGGGGGACAAGCTTGTGGCGATCCAGGCGGCGCGCAAGGACGGCGTGACGATGATGGTCGGCGACGGCGTGAACGACGCACCGGCGCTGGCAGCGGCCGACGTGGGCATTGCGATGGGTGCGCGGGGCGCGGCCGCGTCATCCGAGGCAGCCGACGTCGTCTTGCTGGTGGATCGGCTGGATCGACTCGTGGATGCGATGCGCATCGCGCGTCGGTCGCGCCGGATCGCGCTCGAGAGCGTGCTGATCGGCATGTCGCTGTCGGTCGTCGCGATGGCGATCGCAGCGGCGGGATGGCTGCAGCCGATTGCCGGTGCGGTGATTCAGGAAGTCATCGACGTCGTCGTCATCGTCAACGCGTTACGCGTTCTGCTCGCGCGTTCGGGGCCGACGCAGGCACGGCTGACCGATGCCGACGTCGAGCAGCTCAAGCGCGAGCACACGGCATTGTCGCCGTTGCTGGATCGAATCACGGACCTCGCGGATCGCCTGCCGCAACTATCGGCGGCCGTCATCGTCCGCGAGCTTGTCGACGTCGTCGACGCGCTGGACCAACGGCTGCTGCCGCACGAGCGCGCCGACGACCGCGACGTCTACGCGCGCCTTGCGCCGCTGCTCGGCGGCGAGGATCCGCTAGCGGCGATGAGCGGTGCCCACCGGGAGATCTTCAAGATGGTCCGATCGCTCAGGCAGATGGTCGCCGACCTGCCGCGCGACGGAACGAACGCCATGCAGGTGCAGGCGATACAACGCCTGCTGTACGGGCTGGAGGCGATCGTCCGCCTGCATTGCGCGCAGGAGGAGGAACTGTTTCACGCAGTCGGCGCGGATGCGTGA
- a CDS encoding efflux transporter outer membrane subunit has product MRVVALAPLCQPACASALRSRLVALAASACLLSGCLSFAPSDDRPAAPIPAAFPDPAARAAPVSNAPPAWQDYFVDVRLRALIDQALANNRDLQAAVARVEQARAVYGIRAADQWPTIGAGAAYARFRTPGGFLTPAPAIGQLYEIQLAETQWEIDFWGRVRNMKEAARQRFLASDAARQAVALSVITGVANAYLSLCEIDERIALTQATIDTRRESLRIFRLRHAAGAISRLDLTQSEILLQQAESLGTQLQQARASAADALALLVGATPDLADTPLALDDGAVLPALAPGLPASLLFRRPDVIAAEHELQATRANIGAARAAFFPRIALTSAIGSGSSALHDLLSSGAGVWSVIPNLTLPLVDGGRNRSNLALARAQRDEALANYEKTAQRAFRDVSDALAARYWLADQVAIERATLASQAERARLAQLRYDNGATRFLEVLDAQRDLMNAQQQWVMTRRALLSSRVALYDALGGGTTDAGGASAERGHSPGDSGSR; this is encoded by the coding sequence ATGCGCGTTGTCGCGCTTGCCCCGCTGTGTCAGCCTGCGTGTGCGTCTGCACTGCGCTCCCGTCTCGTCGCGCTGGCGGCGAGCGCGTGCCTGCTGTCGGGATGCCTGTCGTTCGCGCCCTCCGACGATCGTCCCGCCGCGCCGATTCCCGCCGCGTTTCCCGATCCCGCGGCGCGCGCAGCGCCCGTTTCGAACGCGCCGCCTGCCTGGCAAGACTACTTCGTCGACGTGCGTTTGCGCGCGTTGATCGACCAGGCGCTCGCGAACAACCGCGATCTGCAGGCCGCCGTTGCGCGCGTCGAACAGGCGCGCGCCGTCTACGGCATCCGCGCTGCCGATCAGTGGCCGACGATCGGCGCCGGTGCGGCCTATGCGCGGTTTCGAACTCCGGGCGGCTTCCTGACCCCTGCGCCCGCCATCGGCCAGCTCTACGAGATTCAGCTCGCCGAGACGCAATGGGAGATCGATTTCTGGGGCCGCGTGCGCAACATGAAGGAAGCCGCGCGACAGCGCTTTCTCGCGAGCGACGCGGCCCGGCAAGCGGTGGCGTTGAGCGTGATCACCGGGGTCGCGAACGCGTATCTGTCCCTGTGCGAGATCGACGAGCGGATCGCGCTGACGCAGGCGACGATCGATACGCGGCGCGAATCGCTGCGTATTTTCCGGTTGCGTCACGCGGCCGGTGCGATTTCGCGCCTGGACCTCACGCAGTCGGAAATCCTGCTGCAGCAGGCGGAGTCGCTTGGGACGCAGTTGCAGCAGGCGCGTGCGTCGGCCGCCGATGCACTGGCATTGCTCGTCGGCGCGACGCCGGATCTGGCCGACACGCCGCTCGCGCTCGACGATGGCGCCGTGCTGCCGGCTCTCGCCCCCGGCCTGCCCGCTTCGCTGCTGTTCCGGCGTCCGGACGTGATCGCGGCGGAGCACGAATTGCAGGCAACGCGCGCGAATATTGGCGCGGCCCGCGCCGCGTTCTTCCCGCGCATCGCGTTGACGAGCGCGATCGGTTCGGGAAGCAGCGCACTGCACGACCTGCTGTCGTCCGGCGCGGGCGTGTGGTCGGTGATTCCGAACCTGACGCTGCCGCTTGTCGACGGCGGCCGCAACCGGTCGAATCTCGCCCTCGCGCGCGCGCAGCGCGACGAAGCCCTGGCCAACTACGAGAAGACCGCGCAGCGCGCATTCCGCGACGTATCCGATGCGCTCGCCGCGCGCTATTGGCTCGCCGACCAGGTTGCCATCGAACGCGCGACGCTCGCGTCCCAGGCCGAGCGGGCGCGTCTCGCGCAGCTGCGCTACGACAACGGTGCAACGCGCTTTCTCGAAGTGCTCGATGCGCAACGCGACCTGATGAACGCGCAGCAGCAGTGGGTGATGACGCGTCGCGCATTGTTGTCGAGCCGCGTTGCGCTGTACGACGCACTCGGCGGCGGCACGACCGACGCCGGCGGCGCCAGCGCCGAGCGCGGCCACTCTCCCGGCGATTCGGGCTCCAGATAA
- a CDS encoding DUF1924 domain-containing protein — MLCRACLGAAVCVAASTGAGAETPAQLLAGYTAQSGVDAVPSRGQQFFTSRHGRDWSCATCHGGTPTGAGRHVVTGKGIEPLAPGFNPARFTDGAKTEKWFHRNCKDVVGRECSAAEKADVLSWLMSLKP; from the coding sequence ATGCTTTGCCGGGCCTGCCTGGGGGCCGCCGTGTGCGTTGCCGCCAGCACAGGCGCCGGAGCCGAAACGCCGGCGCAGTTGCTGGCCGGCTACACGGCACAGTCAGGCGTGGATGCCGTGCCGTCGCGCGGTCAGCAGTTCTTCACGTCCCGGCATGGGCGCGACTGGAGCTGTGCGACCTGCCATGGCGGCACGCCGACCGGCGCAGGCAGACATGTCGTTACCGGCAAGGGCATCGAGCCGCTCGCGCCCGGTTTCAACCCGGCCCGGTTCACGGACGGCGCCAAGACGGAAAAGTGGTTCCACAGGAACTGCAAGGACGTCGTCGGACGCGAATGCTCGGCGGCCGAGAAGGCCGACGTGCTGAGCTGGCTCATGAGTCTGAAACCCTGA
- a CDS encoding DUF2964 family protein, giving the protein MNRKQFRYALATLSVFVALASLAGIVHGMLFDERVFRYSIGTLILSIVSFVVLLNLAPGEGP; this is encoded by the coding sequence ATGAACCGAAAGCAGTTTCGTTACGCATTGGCGACGCTGAGCGTGTTCGTTGCGCTGGCGTCGCTCGCCGGCATCGTGCACGGCATGCTGTTCGACGAGCGGGTGTTCAGGTATTCGATCGGCACGTTGATCCTGAGCATCGTGTCGTTCGTCGTGCTGCTCAATCTCGCGCCGGGCGAGGGCCCGTAG
- a CDS encoding diheme cytochrome c — protein MNDIEPATSSLGLAARQHVRPSMLAMLLMSLVPCMARAEDEMRGVATPLLPKYRQECATCHVAYPPGALPAESWRRILNGLDRHFGADATLDPTTLGQLETWLTSHAATGAAARRPPEDRITRSAWFVATHDEVPASVWRSPAVKRPSNCAACHAQADKGNFDERFVRIPSTR, from the coding sequence ATGAACGACATCGAACCGGCAACATCTTCCCTCGGGCTCGCCGCGCGGCAGCATGTACGACCAAGCATGCTCGCGATGCTGCTGATGTCGCTGGTGCCGTGCATGGCGCGGGCGGAAGACGAAATGCGCGGCGTCGCGACTCCGTTGCTGCCGAAGTACCGGCAGGAGTGCGCGACCTGCCATGTCGCCTATCCGCCCGGGGCGCTCCCGGCCGAGTCGTGGCGGCGCATCCTGAACGGTCTCGACCGTCATTTCGGCGCCGATGCGACGCTGGACCCGACGACGCTCGGGCAACTGGAAACGTGGCTGACGTCACACGCGGCGACGGGCGCCGCGGCGCGCCGGCCGCCGGAAGACAGGATCACGCGGTCGGCATGGTTCGTCGCCACGCATGACGAGGTTCCTGCGTCCGTGTGGCGCAGCCCCGCGGTGAAGCGGCCGTCGAATTGCGCCGCATGTCATGCGCAAGCCGACAAAGGAAATTTCGATGAACGATTCGTCCGCATCCCGAGCACACGGTGA
- a CDS encoding universal stress protein has protein sequence MNTSASIVEAIPAPWRVLIAVDGSTASAYALAYAKAFLPANAAVHIVSVAENPRALVPLGSKTLAFLESARDELLRDASDALLRAQSAIARDDLAIDTETVDLATRGGDVVHALADCARVWQADLVMVGARQHHGLPGWVEGTVSGPLGKLVGCPLLIVPDGFASVAEQLPRRMLFAVDGSPIAFNALQTALKFARPDTEFRTIHVLDRPVSLGDFVPVETLETALIGEGNRALQKAAALLGDRAGRAGSQLIQTDRTGADVPGLIVRDAVEWNADIIVMGTHGRRGVTGWLVGSVAGRVARIAKTPVLLVNPPHA, from the coding sequence ATGAATACCAGCGCTTCGATCGTCGAGGCAATTCCCGCTCCGTGGCGGGTGCTGATCGCCGTCGACGGATCGACTGCATCCGCATATGCACTCGCGTACGCGAAAGCGTTTCTCCCGGCGAACGCCGCAGTGCACATCGTCAGCGTGGCGGAAAACCCGAGAGCGCTCGTCCCGCTCGGCTCGAAGACGCTGGCCTTCCTCGAATCGGCGCGTGACGAGCTGCTCAGAGACGCATCCGATGCGCTGTTGCGTGCGCAATCCGCCATCGCACGAGACGACCTCGCCATCGACACGGAAACCGTCGACCTGGCCACTCGCGGCGGAGATGTGGTTCATGCGCTGGCCGACTGTGCGCGCGTCTGGCAGGCCGATCTCGTGATGGTCGGCGCACGCCAGCATCACGGCCTGCCCGGCTGGGTCGAAGGAACGGTATCCGGCCCGCTCGGCAAGCTCGTCGGTTGCCCGCTGCTCATCGTTCCGGACGGCTTCGCGTCGGTTGCCGAACAGCTGCCGCGGCGCATGCTGTTCGCCGTCGACGGAAGCCCGATCGCGTTCAACGCATTGCAAACGGCGTTGAAGTTCGCGCGACCGGACACCGAATTCCGGACGATACACGTGCTTGATCGCCCCGTATCGCTGGGTGATTTCGTCCCGGTCGAGACGCTGGAAACCGCATTGATCGGCGAAGGCAATCGCGCGCTGCAAAAGGCCGCCGCTCTGCTCGGCGACAGGGCCGGGCGCGCGGGATCGCAACTGATTCAGACGGACCGGACGGGCGCTGACGTTCCCGGCCTGATCGTCCGCGACGCCGTCGAGTGGAATGCCGACATCATCGTCATGGGCACTCACGGGCGCCGCGGCGTCACGGGGTGGCTCGTCGGCAGCGTGGCCGGACGCGTCGCGCGCATCGCCAAGACGCCGGTCCTGCTCGTGAACCCGCCGCATGCGTGA
- a CDS encoding cytochrome b/b6 domain-containing protein gives MNDSSASRAHGEPARPQSARILVWDAPVRAFHWLTAIAFAGAWLTADSERWRLMHVAFGYTMLALVAFRLVWGVAGTRHARFSSFVRSPAAVFRYVLSVANARPERHVGHNPAGAVAIVAMLAMTVVTGMTGWMAYTGNGDSFGDLHEGAASAMLALVVVHVAAVVVSSFLHRENLAGAMVTGYKRGAPVDGIRRAWWGIAIVMAAAVIGWWWTQWQAAPQPAQADPAVATDTGRRAAGVARDDD, from the coding sequence ATGAACGATTCGTCCGCATCCCGAGCACACGGTGAACCGGCGCGCCCGCAGTCCGCGCGCATATTGGTCTGGGACGCGCCGGTGCGCGCATTCCACTGGCTGACCGCCATTGCGTTCGCCGGTGCGTGGCTGACCGCCGACAGCGAGCGATGGCGACTGATGCACGTCGCATTCGGCTACACGATGCTGGCGCTCGTCGCGTTTCGCCTCGTATGGGGCGTGGCCGGCACGCGTCATGCACGGTTCTCGTCGTTCGTGCGTTCGCCGGCTGCCGTGTTCCGCTACGTTCTGAGCGTGGCGAATGCCCGGCCCGAACGTCACGTCGGCCACAACCCGGCCGGCGCGGTGGCGATCGTCGCCATGCTGGCGATGACGGTCGTCACCGGAATGACCGGCTGGATGGCCTACACCGGAAACGGCGATTCCTTCGGCGATCTTCATGAGGGCGCGGCGAGCGCCATGCTCGCGCTCGTCGTCGTCCATGTCGCTGCCGTTGTCGTCAGCAGCTTCTTGCATCGCGAGAATCTGGCCGGCGCGATGGTGACCGGCTACAAGCGCGGTGCGCCGGTCGACGGCATCCGGCGAGCGTGGTGGGGGATCGCCATCGTGATGGCGGCAGCGGTGATCGGCTGGTGGTGGACGCAATGGCAGGCAGCACCGCAGCCTGCTCAAGCGGACCCGGCTGTCGCGACGGACACGGGCCGTCGTGCCGCCGGCGTTGCCCGAGACGACGACTGA